Proteins found in one Nocardia brasiliensis ATCC 700358 genomic segment:
- a CDS encoding glutamate synthase subunit beta, whose product MADAQGFLKHTKRELPTRRPVPLRLMDWKEVYEEGFAHETLQRQASRCMDCGIPFCHNGCPLGNLIPEWNDLVYKGQWREGIDRLHATNNFPEFTGRLCPAPCEASCVLGINQDPVTIKQVEVELIENAFDEGWVTPVYPTRLTGKRIAVVGSGPAGLAAAQQLTRAGHTVTVFERADRIGGLLRYGIPEFKMEKRFIDRRMAQMEAEGTIFKTGVNVGVDITAEQLREQFDSIVLAGGATIARDLPIPGRELDGIHQAMEFLPWANRVQLGDDVTDADGLPPIHAKGKKVVIIGGGDTGADCLGTSHRQGAESIHQFEIMPRPPEERASSTPWPTYPLMYRVSSAHEEGGERVFSVNTERFVGADGKVTGLQAHEVTMVNGRFEKVDGTDFTLEADLVLLAMGFTGPEKRGLLEELGVGYDQRGNVQRDKGWSTNIPGVFVAGDMGRGQSLIVWAIAEGRAAAAAVDRFLEGETALPAPITPSMVAQR is encoded by the coding sequence GTGGCTGACGCACAAGGTTTTTTGAAGCACACCAAGCGGGAACTGCCGACGCGTCGACCCGTGCCGCTGCGGCTGATGGACTGGAAAGAGGTCTACGAGGAGGGTTTCGCGCACGAGACCCTGCAGCGTCAGGCCAGCCGGTGCATGGACTGCGGTATCCCGTTCTGCCACAACGGTTGCCCGCTGGGCAACCTGATCCCCGAGTGGAACGACCTGGTCTACAAGGGACAGTGGCGCGAGGGCATCGATCGGCTGCACGCCACCAACAACTTTCCGGAGTTCACCGGGCGGTTGTGCCCGGCGCCGTGTGAGGCGTCCTGTGTCCTGGGTATCAACCAGGACCCGGTGACGATCAAGCAGGTCGAGGTCGAGCTCATCGAGAACGCCTTCGACGAGGGCTGGGTGACCCCGGTCTACCCGACCCGGTTGACCGGTAAGCGGATCGCGGTCGTCGGCTCCGGTCCCGCGGGACTCGCCGCGGCACAGCAGCTCACCCGTGCCGGGCACACCGTGACCGTGTTCGAGCGGGCCGACCGCATCGGCGGCTTGCTGCGCTACGGCATCCCGGAATTCAAGATGGAGAAGCGCTTCATCGACCGCCGGATGGCGCAGATGGAGGCCGAGGGCACCATCTTCAAGACCGGCGTGAACGTCGGTGTCGACATCACCGCCGAGCAGCTGCGCGAGCAGTTCGACTCGATCGTGCTGGCCGGCGGCGCGACCATCGCGCGTGACCTGCCGATCCCCGGACGCGAGCTGGACGGCATCCATCAGGCCATGGAGTTCCTGCCGTGGGCCAACCGGGTGCAGCTGGGCGACGACGTCACCGATGCCGACGGCCTGCCGCCCATCCACGCGAAGGGCAAGAAGGTCGTCATCATCGGTGGCGGTGACACCGGTGCCGACTGCCTCGGCACCTCGCACCGGCAGGGCGCCGAGAGCATCCACCAGTTCGAGATCATGCCGCGCCCGCCGGAGGAGCGCGCTTCCTCCACTCCGTGGCCCACCTACCCGCTGATGTACCGGGTGTCCTCGGCGCACGAGGAGGGCGGCGAGCGGGTGTTCTCCGTCAACACCGAGCGTTTCGTCGGCGCGGACGGCAAGGTCACCGGCCTGCAGGCGCACGAGGTGACGATGGTCAACGGCCGCTTCGAGAAGGTCGACGGCACCGACTTCACCCTCGAGGCCGATCTCGTGCTGCTCGCCATGGGCTTCACCGGTCCCGAAAAGCGCGGCCTGCTCGAAGAACTCGGCGTCGGCTACGACCAGCGCGGCAACGTCCAGCGCGACAAGGGCTGGTCGACCAACATCCCCGGCGTGTTCGTCGCGGGCGATATGGGCCGCGGCCAGTCCCTCATCGTCTGGGCCATCGCGGAGGGTCGCGCCGCGGCCGCCGCGGTGGACCGCTTCCTGGAGGGTGAGACGGCGCTTCCCGCCCCGATCACCCCCAGCATGGTCGCCCAGCGATGA